A window of the Deinococcus fonticola genome harbors these coding sequences:
- a CDS encoding DUF6884 domain-containing protein: MQNHPHTLVLVGCVKKKQASAALAEQLYTSPLFRKRAAFAKHFGDDWLILSALHGVVSPQQELAPYDVTLNTLGKAERRQWAKQVMAQLEPHLPGVGQVILLAGARYSEFLIAPLEGRGLTVSLPLKNMQGVGPQQTWLAQAVRSGSWSA; the protein is encoded by the coding sequence ATGCAAAACCATCCTCATACACTTGTCCTGGTCGGTTGTGTCAAGAAGAAGCAGGCCAGTGCTGCCCTGGCCGAGCAGCTCTACACCTCGCCCCTGTTTCGGAAACGGGCCGCCTTTGCGAAGCATTTTGGTGATGACTGGCTCATTCTTTCGGCCCTTCACGGGGTGGTTTCCCCGCAGCAGGAGCTGGCCCCGTATGACGTGACCCTCAACACTCTGGGCAAAGCTGAGCGCCGCCAGTGGGCCAAACAGGTTATGGCTCAGCTGGAACCTCACCTGCCCGGCGTAGGGCAGGTCATCCTGCTGGCCGGGGCGCGGTACAGCGAATTTCTTATAGCTCCGCTGGAAGGACGCGGCCTCACGGTGTCTCTTCCCCTGAAGAACATGCAGGGCGTCGGGCCGCAGCAGACCTGGCTGGCGCAGGCGGTGCGCAGCGGGAGCTGGTCAGCATGA
- a CDS encoding DUF1016 N-terminal domain-containing protein, producing the protein MNWYCYWHIGQTILERQDQQGWGAKVIERLSKDLQAEFPDMKGFSPRNLGHMKKFAETCTDLQFVQQAAAKLPPELQGQLPSIEELEAELEGPGKEAPSS; encoded by the coding sequence GTGAACTGGTACTGCTACTGGCACATCGGGCAAACCATCCTGGAGCGGCAAGACCAGCAAGGCTGGGGCGCAAAAGTGATCGAGCGGCTCTCGAAGGACTTGCAAGCCGAATTCCCCGACATGAAGGGATTCAGTCCCAGAAACCTCGGCCACATGAAGAAATTCGCCGAAACTTGCACTGACCTTCAATTTGTGCAGCAAGCTGCTGCCAAATTACCCCCCGAGTTGCAAGGGCAACTGCCCAGCATCGAGGAACTGGAAGCCGAACTGGAAGGGCCGGGGAAAGAAGCGCCGTCATCCTGA
- a CDS encoding HNH endonuclease produces the protein MPKGGHYAKTRDRRSGRRRLLHRVLAEQTLGRPLLATEIVHHRDGNPRNNAPENLLVLPSQAYHAHVEALLRREKTGMPTLFPELLQEIKAQRHGTLWDGISLQ, from the coding sequence ATGCCAAAGGGCGGGCACTACGCCAAAACCAGGGACAGGCGCAGTGGGCGCAGGCGCTTGCTGCACCGTGTCCTGGCCGAGCAGACCCTGGGCCGCCCCCTGCTGGCCACGGAAATCGTTCACCACCGCGACGGTAACCCGCGCAACAACGCCCCCGAGAACCTGCTGGTGCTTCCCAGCCAGGCGTACCACGCGCACGTGGAAGCCCTACTCCGGCGCGAGAAAACGGGAATGCCCACCCTGTTCCCCGAACTGCTGCAAGAAATCAAAGCACAACGGCACGGCACGCTCTGGGACGGCATTTCCCTCCAGTGA
- a CDS encoding nuclease A inhibitor family protein → MKKLLLGAGLILLSACGSPSTPAPTTTPTSPTTPTSPAATTPADAPPDATTSREFTFDRKQSRALVQSLNLQPLDAVDLGNRLRVVLSVTRAKSGANIGKKRASATFIWGNQTVNLSGAYILGLGKVAEPGTLAAYNGKMNLAVTPPDYQAKVTRSTPYSAEPGELCARLTFNLKASGNVWSSNTPIEVCEGPATRAQEEAQVSKATSGMLYTYASLAKSKVTFTRLRTQATSSPKPVEVLSLLGLPGSTVIKSESVVDFLQPFFYQSSGMTYREALQWDKLYHVMQMFYRDVKVYRVRLSDEREKILILGWNSFGVAGVQFYRFYPPDGSPDPAYGAAKTYPSLWRDGGSVVGTVQVGPHDPAATITGRYAVRSGTTCEAGVNVTLDKQLQYDQTFLADKGQSITQFTIEAMPDDGQDVIVDYALTISYGGQSKTYTGVVCDILTPPPPPPPPSVDDVTAYPYFYSDPRYSEPPAGGGVSLYGFDGSIPMWGYTGTMTASGMYTIENAPECGASSRATLSSGNLVYEVLDYVEMVGFGLAVPPAGLENLTASSRLVYSVTLTGKDGPRTMQGARCIDWTDPPPPPDPVGPWQPQEVMQDGSIRIFGTSPSPNSWNFRSGTFYWVENGQASLLPHENRDGYQPSQPGLWTYNLNSSLILVYPPAGSDGSGSLEIRP, encoded by the coding sequence ATGAAAAAACTACTGCTAGGCGCGGGTTTAATCCTGCTCAGTGCCTGCGGCAGTCCGTCCACACCAGCCCCGACAACCACGCCGACCAGCCCCACCACGCCGACCAGCCCGGCAGCCACCACGCCCGCCGACGCCCCGCCAGATGCCACCACCAGCCGTGAATTCACCTTTGACCGCAAGCAGAGCCGCGCCCTGGTGCAGTCACTCAATCTGCAACCGCTGGACGCTGTTGACCTGGGGAACCGCTTGCGGGTGGTGCTGTCGGTCACCCGTGCCAAGTCCGGGGCGAACATCGGCAAGAAACGCGCCAGTGCCACGTTCATCTGGGGCAACCAGACGGTGAACCTGTCCGGGGCGTACATCCTGGGATTGGGCAAGGTGGCTGAGCCGGGAACACTGGCGGCCTACAACGGGAAAATGAACCTGGCTGTGACGCCCCCGGATTACCAGGCGAAAGTCACCAGGAGCACGCCTTACAGCGCGGAACCGGGTGAACTGTGCGCCCGTTTGACTTTCAACCTGAAGGCCAGCGGGAACGTGTGGAGCAGCAACACGCCCATTGAAGTGTGCGAAGGGCCAGCGACCAGGGCACAGGAGGAAGCGCAGGTCAGCAAGGCCACGTCTGGAATGCTGTACACCTACGCCAGCCTGGCGAAATCCAAAGTCACGTTCACCCGCCTGAGGACGCAGGCGACCAGCTCCCCGAAACCCGTCGAGGTGCTGTCCCTGCTGGGCTTGCCCGGCAGTACGGTCATCAAAAGCGAGAGTGTCGTTGACTTCCTGCAACCGTTCTTTTACCAGTCCAGCGGCATGACTTACAGGGAAGCGTTGCAGTGGGACAAGCTCTACCACGTCATGCAGATGTTCTACCGGGACGTGAAAGTCTACCGCGTGCGGCTCAGTGACGAACGCGAGAAAATATTGATCCTGGGCTGGAACTCCTTTGGTGTGGCGGGCGTGCAGTTCTATCGCTTCTACCCGCCGGACGGTTCGCCTGACCCGGCGTATGGCGCGGCGAAAACATACCCGTCCCTCTGGCGTGACGGTGGGAGCGTGGTGGGCACCGTGCAGGTCGGCCCGCACGACCCGGCGGCGACCATCACCGGGCGGTACGCGGTGCGCTCTGGCACGACGTGCGAGGCGGGCGTGAACGTCACCCTGGATAAACAACTTCAGTACGACCAGACGTTTCTGGCTGACAAAGGCCAGAGCATCACGCAGTTCACCATCGAGGCCATGCCGGACGACGGGCAAGACGTGATCGTGGATTATGCCCTGACCATCTCTTACGGCGGCCAGTCGAAGACGTACACGGGCGTGGTGTGCGACATTCTCACGCCGCCCCCGCCACCCCCGCCGCCCAGCGTGGACGACGTGACCGCCTACCCCTACTTCTACAGCGATCCCAGATACTCCGAGCCGCCAGCAGGCGGCGGAGTTTCGCTGTACGGGTTCGACGGGAGCATTCCCATGTGGGGTTACACGGGCACCATGACGGCTTCCGGCATGTACACCATCGAGAACGCCCCGGAGTGCGGCGCAAGCAGCCGGGCCACCCTCAGCAGCGGGAATCTGGTTTACGAGGTGCTGGACTACGTGGAAATGGTCGGCTTCGGCCTGGCCGTGCCGCCTGCTGGACTGGAGAACCTCACAGCGTCGTCCAGGCTGGTCTACAGCGTCACCCTGACCGGCAAGGACGGGCCGCGCACTATGCAGGGCGCGAGGTGCATCGACTGGACAGACCCGCCCCCCCCGCCTGACCCTGTGGGGCCGTGGCAACCGCAGGAAGTCATGCAGGACGGCAGCATTCGCATTTTCGGCACGTCCCCCTCGCCTAACTCGTGGAACTTCCGCAGCGGAACCTTCTACTGGGTGGAGAACGGCCAGGCGTCCCTGCTGCCACACGAGAACCGGGACGGGTACCAACCCAGTCAGCCCGGCCTGTGGACGTACAACCTGAACTCAAGTCTGATTCTGGTTTACCCGCCTGCGGGCAGTGACGGCAGCGGAAGCCTCGAAATCAGGCCGTAA
- a CDS encoding nuclease A inhibitor family protein, whose protein sequence is MRTTLNLSALCLTACLVLASCGGGSTPPTTNPTPDSGTTTPVTGGTIARPADSTAANEFIITGVRAKVLAQSLGLDVGAAQNVMARTGTMQAQAATDEMRVLLAVTRSKSGDNAGKKRAVATFVWGNDQEQVIPIDDKTKGVTLDIYPEAAPTMFQRYEGNLDMKVSYPDFQAKTTRSGVYVNDSGKMCAKLSFNFTTKENAAGSIPNYTPLVFNNTAAPLEVCEGVEERNAEKVALDKASKDLMFDYQSVGAAPFTFVSKDGVTALPTDAAGLAAVAGTDPAATVTTSTLAEFFAPLTVLPAGDSKDWTTEQKAEAALARKYASLQKQFGYYYRSATVYTVATSAGREDIVLLGLNGWGVGGLKTIRFK, encoded by the coding sequence ATGCGTACCACCCTGAACCTGTCGGCCCTCTGTCTCACCGCCTGTCTCGTTTTGGCCTCGTGTGGTGGGGGCAGCACTCCACCCACCACCAACCCCACGCCGGACAGCGGCACCACCACGCCCGTCACGGGCGGCACCATTGCCCGCCCCGCCGATTCCACCGCTGCCAACGAATTCATCATCACGGGGGTTCGTGCCAAAGTCCTGGCCCAGTCCCTGGGTCTGGACGTGGGTGCGGCCCAGAACGTCATGGCCCGCACCGGCACCATGCAGGCCCAGGCAGCCACCGATGAAATGCGCGTGTTGCTTGCGGTGACCCGCAGCAAGTCCGGCGACAACGCCGGGAAGAAACGCGCCGTGGCAACCTTCGTGTGGGGCAACGACCAGGAGCAGGTCATCCCCATTGACGACAAGACCAAGGGCGTCACCCTGGACATCTACCCGGAAGCCGCACCGACCATGTTCCAGCGTTACGAAGGGAACCTGGACATGAAGGTGTCCTACCCTGACTTCCAGGCCAAGACCACCCGCAGCGGCGTGTACGTGAACGACAGCGGCAAGATGTGCGCCAAGCTGTCCTTCAACTTCACCACGAAGGAAAACGCCGCTGGCAGCATCCCGAACTACACGCCGCTGGTGTTCAACAACACCGCCGCACCGCTGGAAGTGTGCGAGGGCGTCGAGGAACGCAACGCCGAGAAGGTGGCCCTGGACAAAGCGTCCAAAGACCTCATGTTCGACTATCAGAGTGTCGGTGCAGCCCCCTTCACCTTTGTCAGCAAGGACGGCGTGACCGCCCTGCCCACCGACGCCGCCGGACTCGCTGCTGTGGCCGGAACCGACCCCGCCGCCACCGTCACCACGTCCACTCTCGCTGAGTTCTTCGCGCCGTTGACGGTGCTGCCCGCCGGGGACAGCAAGGACTGGACGACCGAACAGAAAGCGGAAGCGGCCCTGGCCCGCAAGTACGCCAGCTTACAGAAGCAATTCGGCTACTACTACCGTTCTGCGACGGTGTACACCGTGGCGACCAGCGCCGGGCGTGAAGACATCGTGCTGCTGGGCCTGAACGGCTGGGGCGTGGGGGGACTCAAGACCATTCGCTTCAAATAA
- a CDS encoding helix-turn-helix domain-containing protein: MPHRLFYTPDELAATLRLSGETIRRRLRSGQMQGVRIGDTWRVPREQVLTLLGDASLELLDAQLDQQEKSA; this comes from the coding sequence ATGCCACATCGGTTGTTCTACACCCCGGACGAACTGGCCGCCACGCTTCGACTTAGTGGGGAAACCATTCGCCGCCGCCTCAGAAGTGGACAGATGCAGGGGGTGCGCATCGGGGACACCTGGCGCGTTCCCCGTGAGCAGGTGCTGACCCTGCTGGGTGACGCCAGCCTGGAATTACTGGATGCCCAGCTTGACCAGCAGGAGAAAAGCGCATGA
- a CDS encoding AAA family ATPase has protein sequence MKLTVANLKGGAGKTTTAVYLANALAIQGRTLLIDADPQGSALSWSETAGDFPLPVVAAPVKDLNRRVPQLAEGYAHVVIDTPPGELAITRSAMLAADIVLIPIPPSLMDLDRLRPTLEVLAELEGLHDPAMCCLLTRVRKGTRSSKAAREVLTELGLNVMDAEVSLREGYANGFGLSLTGDLGEYEEVLRELQGQVKQP, from the coding sequence ATGAAGCTGACCGTCGCCAACCTGAAAGGCGGAGCGGGAAAAACCACCACCGCCGTGTACCTCGCCAACGCCCTGGCCATCCAGGGCCGCACGCTGCTGATTGATGCCGACCCCCAGGGATCAGCCTTGTCCTGGAGTGAAACTGCCGGGGATTTTCCCCTGCCCGTGGTGGCTGCACCGGTCAAGGACTTGAACCGCCGGGTGCCGCAGCTTGCTGAAGGGTACGCCCACGTGGTGATTGATACGCCCCCCGGCGAACTCGCCATTACCCGCTCGGCCATGCTCGCGGCGGACATCGTGCTGATCCCCATTCCCCCTTCGCTGATGGATTTAGACCGCCTGCGCCCCACGCTGGAAGTGCTGGCGGAACTGGAAGGCCTGCACGACCCGGCCATGTGCTGCCTGCTGACCCGCGTGCGCAAAGGAACGCGCAGCAGCAAAGCTGCCCGCGAGGTGCTGACTGAGTTGGGCTTGAACGTCATGGACGCCGAAGTGTCGCTGCGTGAGGGGTACGCCAACGGGTTCGGGTTATCGCTGACCGGGGATCTGGGCGAGTACGAGGAAGTCCTGCGCGAACTGCAAGGCCAGGTGAAACAGCCATGA
- a CDS encoding prepilin-type N-terminal cleavage/methylation domain-containing protein, protein MKRSEGFTIVEILVVIAIIGILAGIFGWNLLSSIRRADLREAQAAVATELARARSKSQRSSADQVVTWTGTTLTTGTMTITVPNGARIATAAPTTNYTYTAPYGEFLAPTGQPTGLMLELIDRSGQYHTAVLAMGVTGKVVRRGVIRVTEPLN, encoded by the coding sequence GTGAAACGTTCTGAAGGTTTTACTATCGTTGAAATTCTCGTGGTCATCGCCATTATTGGCATTCTCGCCGGAATTTTCGGCTGGAACCTGCTGAGCAGTATTCGCCGGGCCGATCTGCGGGAAGCACAGGCCGCAGTGGCTACCGAACTCGCCCGCGCCCGGAGTAAGTCCCAGCGCAGCAGCGCCGACCAGGTTGTGACGTGGACGGGCACCACCCTCACGACTGGTACGATGACCATTACCGTGCCCAATGGCGCACGCATAGCGACTGCCGCGCCCACTACCAATTACACCTATACCGCCCCTTACGGCGAGTTCCTGGCCCCGACAGGACAGCCTACCGGGCTGATGTTGGAACTGATTGACCGGAGCGGGCAGTACCACACCGCCGTGCTCGCAATGGGGGTCACGGGAAAGGTGGTGCGCCGGGGCGTCATACGGGTCACTGAGCCTTTGAACTGA
- a CDS encoding metal-dependent hydrolase, whose protein sequence is MQAGTHIAGAALTAAVLRGFGVEIGPPEVLALVVGSLLPDIDTTTSGTGRFVKPLSRLIETKFGHRTLTHSLLFTVLFSAIWWPLSPSLATAFFWGIMSHLLLDTLNVNGVPLLWPSRLMFWFWPRRSMRIKYGSSGETSVALVCAVVALVLWPIGTDGFNSAFRRLVASPETAVADYIDMRQERDVWASLEGFNSETQEPMKGNYRIIEAIGRNGVLVEDQAGNAYQVSKFGQVVAYRIRAYGGAPIVWRDYRLDVGSRLLGDVLTALPPGATNVYLTGVLEISGEINPPPAEVGTFARVSTRQGTDNILELHAARPVDVQALRNAYIRTGSVVVRAEFAPGKEVDTLPLTAQDGPTPTVQAIKIEGLPSMAGLLVQTGDRVLEGEPLARFVRPHETAALDADLKRKKTALLDAQKKLAGLAEHYRALKAPALAEVQAARENVTRFEKLVAADAATRLELLDAQQKAAQAQSKLDSIAMQQAQATTDAEARARALALDIKTLTAKRDATTAAQVVRSPVAGAVVEIRNKGATVHGLTVEVVILSRELGQTPVQSKQSEVGSETF, encoded by the coding sequence ATGCAGGCCGGGACGCACATTGCAGGCGCGGCCCTGACCGCTGCTGTCCTGCGCGGTTTCGGCGTGGAGATCGGCCCGCCCGAAGTCCTGGCCCTGGTCGTGGGGAGCTTACTTCCTGACATCGATACGACGACCAGCGGCACAGGCCGCTTCGTCAAACCCCTGTCCAGGCTGATCGAAACGAAGTTTGGACACCGCACCCTGACGCATTCCCTCCTGTTCACGGTGTTGTTCTCGGCGATCTGGTGGCCGCTGTCGCCCAGCCTGGCGACAGCGTTCTTCTGGGGCATCATGTCTCACTTGCTTTTAGACACCCTGAACGTAAACGGTGTGCCGCTGCTGTGGCCGTCCAGACTCATGTTCTGGTTCTGGCCGCGCCGTTCCATGCGGATCAAGTACGGCAGCAGCGGTGAAACGTCGGTGGCCCTGGTCTGTGCCGTGGTGGCCCTGGTGCTGTGGCCCATCGGCACGGACGGCTTCAACAGTGCCTTTCGCCGTCTGGTCGCCAGCCCGGAAACGGCAGTGGCGGATTACATCGACATGCGCCAGGAGAGGGACGTGTGGGCCAGCCTCGAAGGGTTCAACAGCGAAACGCAGGAACCCATGAAGGGGAATTACCGCATTATCGAAGCCATTGGACGGAACGGCGTGCTGGTGGAAGATCAGGCCGGGAACGCCTATCAAGTCAGCAAATTTGGGCAAGTGGTGGCGTACAGAATCCGCGCCTACGGTGGTGCGCCGATTGTCTGGCGTGACTACCGCCTGGACGTGGGGAGCCGACTCCTGGGCGATGTTCTCACCGCGCTTCCGCCAGGCGCAACGAACGTTTATCTGACCGGAGTGCTGGAAATCTCCGGCGAGATCAACCCGCCCCCTGCTGAGGTGGGAACCTTCGCCCGTGTGTCCACCAGGCAGGGAACAGACAACATTCTGGAACTTCACGCCGCCCGCCCGGTGGACGTGCAGGCGCTCAGGAATGCGTACATTCGCACCGGGTCGGTGGTGGTGCGGGCCGAGTTCGCGCCGGGCAAGGAAGTGGACACCCTGCCCCTGACCGCCCAGGACGGCCCCACGCCCACCGTGCAGGCCATAAAAATAGAAGGCCTGCCCAGCATGGCGGGCCTGCTGGTGCAAACCGGGGACAGGGTTCTGGAGGGCGAACCGCTGGCCCGTTTTGTCAGGCCGCATGAGACGGCGGCGCTCGATGCCGATTTGAAAAGGAAGAAAACAGCCCTGCTGGACGCACAAAAGAAACTGGCTGGACTCGCGGAGCATTACCGGGCGCTCAAAGCTCCAGCACTCGCGGAGGTGCAGGCCGCCCGTGAGAATGTCACCCGCTTTGAGAAGCTGGTGGCCGCCGACGCCGCGACCCGCCTTGAACTGCTGGACGCCCAGCAGAAAGCCGCCCAGGCACAAAGCAAGCTGGATTCCATCGCCATGCAGCAGGCCCAGGCGACCACCGACGCCGAAGCACGGGCGCGGGCGCTCGCCCTGGACATCAAGACCCTCACGGCCAAACGGGACGCCACCACCGCCGCCCAGGTCGTCCGCTCACCCGTGGCCGGGGCGGTCGTGGAGATCAGGAACAAGGGCGCGACCGTTCACGGCCTGACCGTCGAGGTCGTCATTCTCTCGCGGGAACTGGGGCAAACGCCCGTACAATCCAAGCAGTCGGAGGTTGGAAGTGAAACGTTCTGA
- a CDS encoding TolC family protein translates to MFSKTGLAVLLALVVLGLASQVKAQEPGPNILTTAQVQVFDQLVFQAKKVDPALLAANAQDAQKRAELSPLSALNVSAGASVGTTLSSSNGFDQVNPGVRLSASVDLNRLAGSFSKSNRAQLDALTASTSAAGRDLRVRVLQAYTAYLSAIRAAGTASDSLEVARAALRQAQARAAAGAATGVDVLKSAQVQNSADAALYDANLRLAVAKQQLSALTGLNLGELDSVLSGVKPRP, encoded by the coding sequence TTGTTCAGTAAGACAGGGCTGGCCGTGCTGCTGGCGCTGGTGGTGCTGGGTCTGGCCTCGCAGGTCAAAGCTCAGGAACCCGGCCCGAACATCCTTACGACTGCTCAGGTGCAGGTGTTCGACCAGCTTGTTTTTCAGGCCAAGAAGGTAGATCCGGCCCTTCTCGCGGCCAACGCCCAGGACGCGCAGAAACGGGCAGAACTGTCGCCCCTGTCGGCCCTGAACGTCAGCGCCGGGGCCAGTGTGGGAACTACTCTGAGCAGTTCAAACGGATTCGATCAGGTCAACCCCGGCGTCCGGCTCTCTGCTTCCGTTGATCTGAACCGACTGGCCGGAAGTTTCAGCAAATCGAACCGCGCCCAGTTGGACGCCCTGACCGCCTCGACCAGTGCGGCAGGCCGTGACCTGCGCGTGCGGGTACTCCAGGCTTACACCGCTTACCTCAGTGCCATTCGCGCGGCTGGGACGGCTTCGGATTCGCTGGAAGTGGCACGGGCCGCACTGAGGCAGGCTCAGGCCCGCGCCGCTGCGGGCGCGGCCACGGGCGTCGATGTCCTGAAATCCGCCCAGGTGCAGAACTCGGCAGATGCCGCCCTGTACGACGCTAACCTTCGTTTAGCGGTTGCCAAACAGCAGCTTTCCGCCCTGACCGGGCTGAACCTGGGCGAACTGGACAGCGTTCTTTCAGGCGTCAAACCCAGGCCATAA
- a CDS encoding ATP-binding protein translates to MSAPAPTVPPPVPIPETFFGRQSEGRAVILSARAGRSVVLVAPTGYGKSALLRELAPALEQLAATVTVPKVAPFGTFLVDLAEQLAAVPDFRLPESKHPDKKPLDAWKSAHKGTDARARSLVAALREYTQGGTAAPVVLVDDCTGITQSMVPHMLALAEVCSLVVAVQPDTMRKAGLSRFWGKCDRVDLNPLDRAEARELVDALTVKYNIVAEDMGAYKNRVLSLAEGIPGEAERLVRYVSTHDLVKPSDIGSSFAQQAAQREERGIALAPVLLVLSGVAMITKYVGLARGEMDMYLMGGVGIAVSMVALPFLRKLVMVR, encoded by the coding sequence ATGTCTGCCCCTGCCCCTACCGTCCCGCCCCCTGTTCCCATTCCAGAAACGTTCTTTGGTCGTCAGTCCGAGGGCCGCGCCGTCATTCTTTCGGCCCGCGCTGGGCGCTCCGTCGTCCTGGTCGCGCCCACCGGGTACGGCAAAAGCGCCCTACTGCGTGAACTCGCCCCAGCCCTGGAGCAACTCGCCGCCACCGTCACCGTCCCCAAGGTTGCGCCGTTCGGCACGTTTCTTGTTGACCTGGCGGAACAACTGGCCGCCGTGCCTGACTTCCGTTTGCCGGAATCGAAGCACCCGGATAAGAAACCCCTCGACGCCTGGAAGTCAGCGCACAAGGGTACCGACGCCCGCGCCCGGTCACTCGTTGCGGCCCTGCGCGAGTACACCCAGGGCGGCACCGCCGCGCCGGTGGTGCTGGTGGACGACTGCACCGGAATCACTCAGTCAATGGTGCCGCACATGCTGGCCCTGGCTGAAGTCTGTTCCCTGGTGGTGGCCGTGCAGCCGGACACCATGCGGAAGGCTGGCCTCTCGCGCTTCTGGGGCAAGTGTGACCGGGTAGACCTGAACCCCCTTGACCGGGCCGAAGCGCGGGAACTGGTGGACGCCCTGACCGTGAAGTACAACATCGTGGCCGAGGACATGGGCGCGTACAAGAACCGTGTTCTGTCGCTTGCTGAAGGCATTCCCGGCGAGGCCGAGCGGCTGGTCAGGTACGTCAGCACTCACGATCTGGTGAAACCGTCCGACATCGGCAGTTCGTTCGCGCAGCAGGCCGCACAGCGCGAGGAACGCGGTATTGCCCTCGCGCCCGTGCTGCTGGTGCTGAGTGGTGTCGCCATGATTACCAAATACGTCGGCCTGGCGCGTGGGGAAATGGATATGTACCTGATGGGCGGCGTGGGCATCGCTGTTTCTATGGTGGCGCTGCCGTTCCTGCGAAAGCTGGTGATGGTCAGGTGA
- a CDS encoding ParA family protein has translation MSRLEISTVEQMGRRMLLIDLDPQASLTK, from the coding sequence ATGTCCCGTCTGGAAATTTCTACCGTGGAGCAGATGGGGCGGCGGATGCTGCTGATCGACCTCGACCCGCAGGCAAGCCTGACCAAGTAG
- a CDS encoding tyrosine-type recombinase/integrase has translation MNHVEAFRHYLEIEERRTPQTVRAYLADVRMLRAYLDGDGQPQHQRGRDWEQISAADLRGFLAQSRPKPHRVHRLIASWSKFWAFLRDVQHLSVQNPPGELKRPKLPGRLPKYLETPDIAKLLDAAHRDSNPNRGLRNWALLAFLYGTGARISEVVGLTFDRISYVDGLPSSIRVIGKGDKERTVPLSPTAQRALVQWLKVRRTEGHPTSRYVWSYLTGKHRGEPLAVRTVQAMTTSAAKRAGLDPAKVSPHKMRHSYATALVEQGRSLHEIGTILGHENPATTAIYGRVKARQLEQAASALPDVL, from the coding sequence ATGAACCACGTCGAAGCCTTCCGTCATTACCTCGAAATTGAGGAACGCCGCACGCCGCAAACCGTCCGGGCATACCTCGCCGACGTGCGAATGCTTCGCGCGTACCTTGACGGCGATGGGCAACCCCAGCACCAGAGGGGCCGTGACTGGGAACAGATCAGCGCCGCCGACCTACGCGGATTCCTGGCCCAGAGCAGGCCGAAACCTCACCGGGTTCACCGCCTGATTGCCAGTTGGTCGAAGTTCTGGGCGTTCCTGCGCGACGTGCAGCACCTGAGCGTGCAGAATCCCCCCGGCGAACTGAAGCGGCCCAAGCTGCCCGGCAGGTTGCCGAAGTACCTGGAAACGCCCGACATTGCCAAGTTGCTCGACGCGGCCCACCGGGACAGCAACCCCAACCGGGGCCTGCGAAACTGGGCGCTGCTGGCCTTCCTGTACGGCACCGGGGCACGAATTTCGGAAGTGGTGGGCCTGACCTTCGACAGAATCAGTTACGTGGACGGCCTGCCTTCCAGCATCCGCGTGATCGGCAAGGGCGACAAGGAGCGCACCGTTCCCCTGTCCCCCACCGCTCAGCGGGCGCTGGTGCAGTGGTTAAAGGTGCGCCGGACGGAAGGCCACCCCACCAGCCGTTACGTCTGGTCTTACCTCACCGGAAAGCACCGGGGCGAACCGCTGGCCGTGCGCACCGTGCAGGCCATGACCACCAGCGCGGCGAAACGTGCCGGACTTGACCCGGCGAAAGTTTCACCGCACAAAATGCGTCACTCCTACGCCACCGCCCTGGTCGAGCAGGGCCGCAGCCTGCACGAGATCGGCACCATCCTGGGCCACGAGAACCCCGCCACCACCGCTATTTACGGGAGGGTCAAAGCGCGGCAGTTGGAACAGGCAGCAAGTGCCTTGCCGGACGTGCTGTGA
- a CDS encoding helix-turn-helix domain-containing protein, whose product MTLPDQHLFSTAEVAAHLSVSQSTVRRLIESGELAKVYPAKRTMRITRDSLVKLLEKSATPGAVAASMEMGNQARAQAAKAAAEQHQEEKKKSLADRWGLGNIFGKSTR is encoded by the coding sequence ATGACCCTGCCAGATCAGCACCTGTTCAGCACAGCGGAAGTCGCGGCTCACCTCAGCGTGAGTCAGTCCACCGTGCGACGTCTGATCGAGTCAGGGGAACTGGCGAAGGTCTACCCGGCGAAGCGCACCATGCGAATCACACGGGACTCACTGGTGAAGCTGCTGGAGAAGTCCGCCACGCCCGGCGCGGTGGCCGCCAGCATGGAAATGGGGAACCAGGCCAGAGCGCAGGCCGCGAAGGCAGCCGCTGAGCAGCACCAGGAAGAGAAGAAGAAGTCACTCGCTGATCGGTGGGGACTGGGCAACATTTTCGGGAAATCCACACGGTAA